A genomic window from Salvia miltiorrhiza cultivar Shanhuang (shh) chromosome 5, IMPLAD_Smil_shh, whole genome shotgun sequence includes:
- the LOC130986753 gene encoding probable magnesium transporter NIPA2 isoform X1 has protein sequence MVGVSDNVRGFLLAISSSIFIGSSFIIKKKGLKKAGASGTRAGDGGYSYLAEPMWWAGMIAMVFGEALNFAAYAYAPAVLVTPLGALSIIFSSVMAHFILQERLHMFGIVGCILCLVGSVTIVLHAPFERDIESVKEVWHLATEPGFIAYTFIVLALVAILIFVYVPRYGQTHMVVNIGICSFMGSLTVMAVKAVAIALKLTFSGSNQFIYFQTWFFTILVIVFCIMQLIYLNKALDTFNTAVVSPVYYVMFTTLTIVASMIMFKEWDSQNATQIITELCGFVTIVSGTFLLHKTKDMGTAPTMSSPAYQRSTDSSPRRPPEP, from the exons ATGGTGGGAGTTTCAGATAATGTTCGCGGATTTCTTTTGGCAATCTCTTCTAGCATTTTTATTGGTTCTAGTTTCATCATAAAGAAAAAAGGCCTAAAGAAGGCTGGGGCATCTGGAACCAGAGCAG GTGATGGAGGCTACTCGTATCTGGCGGAACCTATGTGGTGGGCTGGGATGATTGCAA TGGTCTTTGGGGAGGCTTTAAATTTTGCTGCCTATGCATATGCTCCAGCTGTTCTTGTAACTCCATTGGGGGCTTTAAGTATCATATTCAG TTCAGTGATGGCTCATTTTATATTACAAGAAAGACTGCATATGTTTGGCATCGTTGGTTGTATTCTCTGCTTGGTGGGTTCTGTTACCATTGTTTTGCATGCTCCCTTTGAGAGGGACATTGAATCTGTCAAGGAAGTATGGCATCTTGCGACGGAGCCAG GTTTTATCGCCTACACTTTCATAGTTTTGGCTCTAGTTgccattttaatttttgtgtatGTGCCACGCTATGGACAAACACATATGGTCGTGAACATTGGAATATGTTCGTTCATGGGTTCTTTAACG GTTATGGCGGTGAAAGCGGTTGCAATTGCTTTGAAGCTTACATTTTCAGGGTCGAATCAGTTCATATACTTCCAGACATGGTTTTTCACTATTCTCGTAATAGTTTTCTGCATCATGCAGCTGATATATCTGAACAAG GCACTCGACACCTTTAACACAGCCGTGGTTTCCCCTGTATATTACGTCATGTTCACCACCCTCACGATCGTAGCCAGTATGATAATGTTTAAG GAGTGGGATTCTCAAAATGCAACACAGATTATTACTGAACTATGTGGTTTCGTAACTATTGTAAGCGGGACTTTTCTCCTTCACAAAACCAAGGATATGGGAACTGCCCCGACCATGTCATCCCCGGCATACCAACGGTCTACAGATTCGAGCCCCAGGCGGCCGCCAGAGCCTTGA
- the LOC130986753 gene encoding probable magnesium transporter NIPA2 isoform X2, with protein MANVVIGFLFEKFGDGGYSYLAEPMWWAGMIAMVFGEALNFAAYAYAPAVLVTPLGALSIIFSSVMAHFILQERLHMFGIVGCILCLVGSVTIVLHAPFERDIESVKEVWHLATEPGFIAYTFIVLALVAILIFVYVPRYGQTHMVVNIGICSFMGSLTVMAVKAVAIALKLTFSGSNQFIYFQTWFFTILVIVFCIMQLIYLNKALDTFNTAVVSPVYYVMFTTLTIVASMIMFKEWDSQNATQIITELCGFVTIVSGTFLLHKTKDMGTAPTMSSPAYQRSTDSSPRRPPEP; from the exons ATGGCTAATGTAGTTATTGGATTTTTGTTCGAAAAATTTG GTGATGGAGGCTACTCGTATCTGGCGGAACCTATGTGGTGGGCTGGGATGATTGCAA TGGTCTTTGGGGAGGCTTTAAATTTTGCTGCCTATGCATATGCTCCAGCTGTTCTTGTAACTCCATTGGGGGCTTTAAGTATCATATTCAG TTCAGTGATGGCTCATTTTATATTACAAGAAAGACTGCATATGTTTGGCATCGTTGGTTGTATTCTCTGCTTGGTGGGTTCTGTTACCATTGTTTTGCATGCTCCCTTTGAGAGGGACATTGAATCTGTCAAGGAAGTATGGCATCTTGCGACGGAGCCAG GTTTTATCGCCTACACTTTCATAGTTTTGGCTCTAGTTgccattttaatttttgtgtatGTGCCACGCTATGGACAAACACATATGGTCGTGAACATTGGAATATGTTCGTTCATGGGTTCTTTAACG GTTATGGCGGTGAAAGCGGTTGCAATTGCTTTGAAGCTTACATTTTCAGGGTCGAATCAGTTCATATACTTCCAGACATGGTTTTTCACTATTCTCGTAATAGTTTTCTGCATCATGCAGCTGATATATCTGAACAAG GCACTCGACACCTTTAACACAGCCGTGGTTTCCCCTGTATATTACGTCATGTTCACCACCCTCACGATCGTAGCCAGTATGATAATGTTTAAG GAGTGGGATTCTCAAAATGCAACACAGATTATTACTGAACTATGTGGTTTCGTAACTATTGTAAGCGGGACTTTTCTCCTTCACAAAACCAAGGATATGGGAACTGCCCCGACCATGTCATCCCCGGCATACCAACGGTCTACAGATTCGAGCCCCAGGCGGCCGCCAGAGCCTTGA
- the LOC131025663 gene encoding malonyl-coenzyme:anthocyanin 5-O-glucoside-6'''-O-malonyltransferase-like — protein sequence MGIKILQRHSVSPSEGGAAEHSLPLLYFDMVWLQTPPTETLYFYVLKCSESHFLDTIVLKLKHSLSIALKHYLPLASNIIFPLTSAAMPLSRYTVGDSVALTIAASDADFANLTSNASKAADQFHQFVPQLRPAVYSSDDIKFGAIAIQVTLFPNKGMCIGLTHHHAICDATALFAFLRTWASIHKSDGGQLQILPPFYGRDSVQDADELTIFSWNIIKMNRPVLSPTLSLALHKVRATFIISDVQIEKLKSSAIARPSTFVAMCAHLWSCLAQSAAAAGEAVDDDEPEYFGSPIDCRRRLNPPLPENYLGNCLIFFMANSTHGRVKGDEGFAVALEAIAAAIRETVGNERGILDGFENHLKDLSEYEGKRVVVIAGSSRLDSCGADYGWGRAIKYECVHTDYDGAVNLTKGRDGGVEIGMSMTPLKMDAFAAAFHQKSYINSNL from the coding sequence ATGGGTATCAAAATTTTGCAGCGCCACTCCGTCTCACCGtctgagggcggcgccgccgagCATTCCCTCCCGCTTCTATATTTCGACATGGTATGGCTTCAGACACCTCCAACCGAGACTCTCTACTTCTACGTTCTCAAATGCTCCGAATCTCATTTCTTGGACACGATTGTCCTAAAACTCAAACACTCCCTCTCCATCGCTCTCAAACATTACCTTCCACTCGCATCCAACATCATCTTCCCTCTCACCTCCGCCGCCATGCCCCTTTCCCGATACACCGTCGGAGACTCCGTCGCCCTCACAATCGCCGCCTCCGACGCTGACTTCGCTAACCTCACGTCCAATGCTTCCAAGGCTGCCGACCAGTTCCATCAATTCGTCCCGCAATTGCGCCCGGCCGTTTACTCCTCCGACGACATCAAGTTCGGCGCCATCGCTATTCAGGTAACCTTGTTTCCGAATAAGGGAATGTGCATCGGCCTCACACACCACCACGCCATATGCGATGCCACTGCTCTCTTCGCCTTCCTGCGCACATGGGCGTCCATCCACAAATCCGACGGCGGCCAGCTCCAAATTTTGCCGCCTTTCTACGGCCGAGATTCCGTTCAAGATGCAGATGAACTGACCATATTCTCTTGGAACATCATCAAGATGAACAGACCAGTTCTTTCGCCAACACTTTCTCTGGCTTTACATAAAGTCCGAGCAACGTTCATCATAAGTGATGTCCAAATCGAGAAGCTCAAGAGCTCGGCCATAGCCCGTCCGTCGACTTTTGTGGCGATGTGCGCCCATCTCTGGAGCTGCCTAGCCCagtccgccgccgctgccgggGAGGCGGTGGACGACGACGAGCCCGAGTACTTCGGATCTCCGATTGATTGCCGGCGGCGGCTTAATCCGCCCCTTCCCGAAAACTACTTGGGCAACTGTTTGATATTTTTCATGGCGAATTCAACTCATGGAAGGGTGAAAGGGGATGAGGGTTTTGCGGTGGCTTTGGAGGCGATCGCGGCGGCGATTCGTGAGACGGTCGGAAACGAGAGAGGGATCTTGGATGGGTTCGAGAATCATCTGAAAGATCTTTCGGAGTATGAGGGGAAGCGTGTGGTTGTGATAGCGGGATCATCAAGACTAGATTCATGTGGTGCAGATTATGGATGGGGAAGGGCGATCAAGTATGAATGTGTTCATACCGATTATGATGGAGCAGTTAATCTTACTAAGGGAAGAGACGGAGGAGTTGAGATCGGCATGTCCATGACACCGCTTAAAATGGATGCTTTTGCAGCTGCCTTCCACCAAAAATCATACATCAATAGCAACTTGTAA